A genomic segment from Dasypus novemcinctus isolate mDasNov1 chromosome X, mDasNov1.1.hap2, whole genome shotgun sequence encodes:
- the ZCCHC13 gene encoding zinc finger CCHC domain-containing protein 13 gives MNSKECFKCGRSGHWARGCPKGGGPRGRGARGRGRSSQCSSTNLPGTCYRCGESGHHAKNCNLLEDICYNCGRSGHIAKDCIEPKRVREQCCYTCGRPGHLARDCDRLEKQKCYSCGEYGHIQKDCTQVKCYRCGETGHVAINCSKTGEVNCYRCGKSGHLARECPIEATA, from the coding sequence ATGAACAGTAAGGAATGTTTCAAATGTGGACGCTCTGGCCACTGGGCCCGGGGATGCCCTAAGGGAGGAGGGCCTCGAGGGCGTGGAGCTAGAGGACGTGGCAGAAGTTCTCAGTGCAGTTCCACCAATCTACCAGGCACCTGTTACCGCTGCGGTGAGTCAGGTCACCATGCTAAGAACTGTAACCTTCTCGAGGACATCTGCTATAACTGTGGGAGAAGTGGCCACATAGCCAAAGACTGTATCGAGCCTAAGCGCGTGAGAGAGCAATGCTGTTACACCTGTGGCAGACCAGGTCATCTGGCTCGTGATTGTGACCGTCTGGAAAAGCAGAAGTGCTACTCTTGTGGTGAATATGGGCATATTCAGAAAGACTGCACCCAAGTGAAGTGCTACCGGTGTGGAGAGACCGGTCACGTGGCCATCAACTGCAGTAAGACAGGCGAGGTCAACTGCTATCGCTGTGGCAAGTCTGGGCATCTAGCCCGTGAATGCCCCATTGAGGCTACCGCTTAA